In a single window of the Podospora pseudocomata strain CBS 415.72m chromosome 2 map unlocalized CBS415.72m_2, whole genome shotgun sequence genome:
- a CDS encoding uncharacterized protein (EggNog:ENOG503PNPV) → MEHLFQHRRTDTPPVLLPTLARSSRYMADRLSDTEAPSARTASRLLDQLESPLFGKLPAELRAVIYTEIFGGQRIHLNFTTHPIRADRVGLRKRWRHAICEQPVAGPFSEVTSRQHHCFLASRRRVLDINLLFTCQRVFEEGIPILYQSNTFHIVNIGTERLPSDDLRSLQVKIPKNWGLIRSLEFKWEVNIFDRNHPRFVPHHWGRDGYEAFWDGLADMPLLSQLRISIIMPQILMLASPEELRKLYFEPITRLKHLRICEVILPRSYSSHFGMSPEDQRLPIDGDGDYRISWATVDDGRPLAAAAANPASIQLLRTATSHTLSAPPGWS, encoded by the exons ATGGAACATCTCTTTCAGCATCGCCGCACGGATACACCGCCAGTTCTCCTTCCTACTTTAGCTCGATCTTCACGCTACATGGCAGACAGACTTTCTGACACCGAGGCCCCCTCGGCGAGAACAGCCTCGCGTCTTTTGGACCAACTCGAGTCGCCCCTGTTTGGCAAGCTACCTGCCGAGTTGCGAGCTGTCATCTATACCGAGATCTTTGGCGGTCAACGCATCCATCTAAATTTCACAACTCACCCCATTCGCGCTGACAGGGTAGGTCTCAGGAAGCGCTGGCGCCACGCCATCTGTGAGCAGCCAGTTGCTGGCCCCTTCAGCGAGGTTACATCACGCCAGCATCACTGCTTTCTGGCCAGTCGCCGACGAGTGCTGGATATCAACCTTCTCTTCACTTGCCAGCGAGT ATTTGAAGAAGGGATTCCCATACTGTATCAGTCCAATACCTTTCACATCGTCAACATTGGCACCGAGAGGCTTCCCTCAGATGATCTGCGGAGCCTTCAAGTAAAAATACCTAAGAATTGGGGGCTCATCAGATCCTTGGAGTTCAAATGGGAAGTGAACATCTTTGATCGGAACCACCCCAGGTTTGTTCCGCATCATTGGGGGCGTGATGGCTACGAAGCATTCTGGGACGGTCTCGCCGATATGCCGTTGCTGTCTCAGCTGCGTAtttccatcatcatgccACAAATCCTCATGCTCGCGTCGCCTGAGGAGCTTCGAAAGCTTTATTTTGAGCCTATAACGCGCCTCAAGCATTTACGGATATGTGAAGTGATCCTACCGAGATCGTACAGCTCGCATTTTGGCATGAGCCCGGAGGATCAGCGCCTTCCTattgatggagatggcgatTACCGCATCAGCTGGGCcactgttgatgatggacgTCCACTGGCTGCTGCAGCTGCCAACCCTGCGTCCATTCAACTCCTGCGAACAGCTACTTCCCACACACTGTCAGCGCCTCCAGGCTGGTCATGA
- a CDS encoding uncharacterized protein (COG:Q; EggNog:ENOG503NZDB): MSRNLAESIPLVNRLFALLESFWQQQLDPALPTPPAEIKAIVPTQQSILKHLSEREYLKQLAPKSVKDASLLSFDPGVFDNELLKLKLYSTVDPKDPSHAKEPEGDIVEGTYMGTQIALTQAYAKIEQTFSALFDVLGIEPTLPRYIPLEEQKKLYNYSAYPKNADGTPAQYPPHLQTIPPEHSYTPFGIFNAIGLIETQVILKKITPTEDGLVGKTKEWLLEKARAAAFGGDPEKGIKIQDVVDYNKYHRKFGTDISNGGNIGLLDDWYSDRRFADQQFTGVNPTTITKASPAWIADFTKAAKDGGYNKWLDFFAKVDKSSLFVQDGSYFRKAFGISNPEQVLHHKQPGSDDNWCVGAVTLFQLHDDGKLHPIAICLDHKGSMEKSTTIFNKRMTPYDSTAGEKEDWPWRYAKTASQVTDWMRHELAVHLTLSHLVEESIIVAINRTIPMDHPLYRLLLPHWYKTLSLNAAARASLVPQVVADIVGVTPDQAYSFIRDAYDTYDFVGSYVPNDLNRRGFPNTQEGLNHTRYKNYPYAKNMLALWHVLRNYVNSMLRISFPTDETIANDKYIQDFVKEVKTAGFMPSFPELKTLDALVDAVTMCIHIASPYHSAVNYLQNFYQVFVVSKPPCLCKEPPTTIGQLRQFNESDLVASLPINRQRQWLLAAQLPWLLSFKVDDERSLLNYAASQWNVYRYKKGANELKVKEASQKLYEDLQGLQRVFFHNSTGMDKGSIPYMVLDPGLTAVSILI; encoded by the exons ATGTCACGAAACTTGGCAGAAAGCATCCCCTTAGTGAACAGGCTTTTTGCCTTGCTCGAGAGCTTTTGGCAACAGCAACTGGACCCGGCTCTccccacaccaccagctgAGATCAAGGCCATCGTCCCGACCCAGCAATCGATTCTCAAACACCTCTCAGAGAGAGAATATCTGAAGCAGTTAGCACCAAAGTCTGTCAAGGATGCCTCGTTGTTGTCATTTGACCCAGGTGTTTTTGACAATGAACTCCTGAAGTTGAAGCTTTACTCAACTGTCGACCCTAAGGATCCCTCCCACGCCAAGGAGCCCGAAGGCGACATCGTAGAGGGCACTTACATGGGGACTCAGATTGCTCTAACCCAAGCATACGCCAAAATCGAACAAAC ATTTTCTGCGCTGTTCGATGTTCTAGGCATTGAGCCAACACTGCCTCGGTATATCCCCCTcgaggagcagaagaagcTCTACAACTACTCGGCGTACCCCAAGAATGCGGATGGAACGCCTGCGCAGTATCCTCCCCACCTTCAGACGATCCCTCCGGAGCACAGTTACACACCTTTTGGTATCTTCAACGCGATTGGGCTCATTGAGACTCAAGTCATTCTCAAGAAGATCACACCAACAGAGGATGGTCTGGTTGGCAAGACGAAAGAGTGGCTGCTTGAGAAGGCCAGGGCAGCAGCCTTTGGAGGCGATCCTGAGAAGGGGATCAAAATCCAGGACGTTGTTGACTACAACAAATACCACCGCAAATTCGGCACTGACATCAGCAACGGCGGAAATATCGGTCTTTTAGACGACTGGTACAGCGATCGTCGGTTTGCTGATCAGCAGTTCACTGGAGTCAACCCTACCACCATTACCAAAGCCTCGCCAGCATGGATTGCCGACTTCACCAAGGCGGCCAAGGATGGTGGGTACAACAAATGGCTAGACTTCTTCGCCAAGGTGGACAAGTCTTCCCTATTCGTGCAGGACGGCAGTTACTTTCGCAAGGCTTTTGGCATCTCAAATCCAGAACAGGTGCTCCATCATAAACAGCCTGGAAGCGATGACAACTGGTGTGTCGGGGCAGTGACCCTGTTCCAACTTCATGATGACGGCAAGCTGcaccccatcgccatctGCCTTGACCACAAGGGTTCGATGGAaaagtccaccaccatcttcaacaaacGCATGACACCATACGACTCAACCGCcggtgagaaggaggattGGCCATGGCGATACGCCAAAACAGCCTCTCAGGTTACCGACTGGATGCGCCATGAGCTTGCCGTGCATCTTACGTTGTCTCATCTTGTTGAAGAGTCGATCATCGTCGCCATCAACCGAACCATTCCGATGGATCATCCCCTGTACCGTTTGTTATTGCCTCACTGGTACAagaccctctccctcaatgctgctgctcgtgCCAGTCTTGTACCCCAGGTAGTAGCGGACATCGTCGGCGTGACTCCAGACCAAGCCTACAGTTTCATCCGCGACGCCTACGACACATACGATTTCGTTGGCAGCTATGTTCCCAACGATCTCAACCGGCGTGGCTTTCCCAACACACAGGAGGGACTCAACCACACTCGCTACAAAAACTACCCCTATGCCAAGAACATGCTTGCTCTCTGGCACGTTCTGAGAAACTACGTCAACTCCATGCTCAGAATCTCGTTCCCCACGGATGAGACCATCGCAAATGACAAGTACATCCAGGACTTTGTTAAAGAAGTCAAAACAGCCGGCTTCATGCCCTCTTTCCCGGAGCTCAAGACGCTCGATGCCCTTGTCGACGCTGTCACCATGTGCATTCATATCGCCTCCCCTTACCACAGCGCTGTCAACTACCTGCAGAACTTCTACCAGGTCTTTGTTGTCTCCAAGCCCCCATGCTTGTGTAAGGAGCCCCCGACCACAATTGGGCAGCTCCGCCAGTTCAACGAGTCGGACTTGGTGGCTTCACTTCCTATCAACAGACAACGGCAGTGGCTTCTGGCCGCACAACTGCCTTGGCTGTTGAGCTTTaaggtggatgatgagaggagCTTGCTCAATTATGCGGCCAGCCAGTGGAATGTGTACCGGTACAAAAAGGGGGCGAATGAGCTGAAAGTTAAGGAGGCGAGCCAGAAGCTGTATGAAGACTTGCAGGGACTGCAGAGGGTCTTCTTTCACAACAGCACGGGAATGGATAAGGGGAGTATTCCGTATATGGTGTTGGATCCGGGGTTGACGGCTGTTTCTATTCTTATCTAG